A window of the Tunturibacter empetritectus genome harbors these coding sequences:
- the der gene encoding ribosome biogenesis GTPase Der has product MAQKDDRKRLGKKHRQASTRPKKGRAPKSTPTTGAIDPRKRKILSTKRAAVDKASRVTKQSPDREKRKAIRPDGPPPRKPAGAVRPKLERPADGIVGRQTPRSANVAGRERIEDDWRDIELLASQMVTETEHADARELPLIAICGRPNVGKSTLFNRLTGSRRSIVGDEPGITRDRIYGEIEWMNRAARMVDTGGVVPDDEALIPSEIFRQAKVGLEEADAIVMVVDGRTELASPDLELARLLLRGGKPVFLAVNKMDTDAMQSQAENFRRLGFKNVLPISAEHGSGMGDLLDAVFEVLPEPEERIEEPEVMLTESDEAEEDETGPDFFVSPAATLASEASENTAPRRPRMLRSHGEYESRETKIAIIGRPNVGKSTLLNALTGTERAIVSPIAGTTRDAVDEVVERDGHAFRFVDTAGIRRKGKTKLMAEKLSVIMARKHLEAADVSLLVIDATEGVAALDANIGGYAHESGRSVIIVVNKWDLMTRIGKDGMRLFDGKPPADQKLYEQDVRDKLKYLEYAPLLFISAADGKNIESVFKKVELVARERRKRVTTGQMNRFLEKVDFQKASVPMNKRVRIYYMTQAAVAPPTFVLFTDKDVKMHFSFERFLGNQIRENFGFIGSPIWFKIKARNKKKAE; this is encoded by the coding sequence GTGGCTCAGAAAGACGATAGAAAGCGGTTAGGCAAAAAGCACAGGCAGGCCAGCACGCGGCCAAAAAAAGGTCGCGCTCCAAAGTCCACCCCAACGACAGGAGCCATCGACCCGCGGAAGCGGAAGATCCTTTCGACGAAGCGAGCCGCCGTAGACAAGGCTTCGCGAGTCACCAAGCAATCTCCTGACCGGGAGAAGCGAAAGGCAATCCGCCCAGACGGACCTCCTCCCAGAAAGCCCGCGGGAGCAGTTCGTCCGAAGCTGGAGAGACCAGCCGATGGGATCGTCGGGCGACAGACGCCACGTTCGGCGAACGTCGCAGGTCGCGAGCGAATCGAGGACGACTGGCGGGATATCGAGTTGTTGGCTTCCCAGATGGTCACCGAGACCGAGCACGCAGACGCACGCGAACTGCCGTTGATCGCCATCTGTGGCCGTCCCAATGTAGGTAAGAGCACCCTCTTCAATCGCCTGACTGGTTCGCGTCGATCGATCGTAGGCGATGAACCGGGAATTACCCGCGACCGAATCTACGGCGAGATCGAGTGGATGAACCGTGCCGCAAGAATGGTCGACACGGGCGGCGTAGTACCGGACGACGAGGCTCTGATCCCGTCGGAGATCTTCCGCCAGGCAAAGGTTGGGTTGGAAGAGGCCGATGCGATTGTGATGGTCGTGGATGGTCGCACCGAGTTGGCCTCGCCCGATCTCGAACTCGCGCGACTGCTTTTGCGCGGCGGAAAACCAGTGTTTCTCGCTGTAAACAAGATGGACACCGACGCAATGCAGTCACAGGCGGAGAACTTCCGGCGCCTTGGTTTCAAAAATGTTCTCCCCATCTCGGCCGAACACGGCTCAGGAATGGGCGATCTGCTGGATGCGGTCTTCGAAGTGCTCCCCGAGCCTGAGGAGAGAATCGAAGAGCCTGAGGTGATGCTCACAGAAAGCGACGAAGCGGAAGAAGATGAAACAGGCCCGGACTTTTTCGTCTCTCCCGCTGCGACCCTCGCATCGGAAGCGTCAGAGAATACCGCGCCGAGACGCCCGCGTATGCTCCGATCACACGGCGAGTATGAGAGCCGCGAGACAAAGATCGCCATCATCGGACGACCGAACGTCGGCAAAAGCACGCTTCTCAATGCGCTCACTGGAACCGAGCGGGCCATCGTCTCACCCATCGCAGGAACCACTCGCGATGCAGTCGATGAAGTGGTGGAGCGCGACGGTCATGCGTTCCGCTTTGTCGATACCGCAGGAATTCGCCGAAAGGGCAAGACGAAGCTGATGGCCGAAAAGTTGTCCGTCATCATGGCCCGAAAACATTTGGAAGCGGCAGATGTCTCCTTGCTCGTCATCGATGCGACTGAGGGCGTTGCCGCGCTCGACGCGAACATCGGCGGCTACGCACACGAGAGTGGCCGCAGCGTAATTATCGTCGTCAACAAGTGGGATCTGATGACCCGCATCGGCAAGGATGGCATGCGCCTGTTCGACGGCAAGCCACCAGCCGATCAAAAGCTCTACGAGCAGGACGTTCGAGATAAATTAAAGTACCTCGAATATGCGCCGCTGCTATTTATCTCTGCAGCCGATGGAAAAAACATAGAGTCCGTCTTCAAAAAGGTAGAGCTGGTCGCACGTGAGAGACGCAAGCGCGTAACCACCGGCCAGATGAACCGTTTTCTGGAAAAAGTCGACTTTCAAAAAGCAAGCGTGCCGATGAACAAGCGCGTCCGGATCTACTACATGACGCAGGCTGCGGTTGCTCCTCCAACGTTCGTGCTCTTCACGGACAAGGATGTAAAGATGCACTTCTCGTTCGAGCGCTTTCTGGGCAACCAGATCCGGGAGAACTTCGGCTTTATCGGAAGCCCAATCTGGTTCAAGATCAAAGCTCGAAACAAGAAAAAAGCCGAATAG